In Streptomyces capitiformicae, one genomic interval encodes:
- a CDS encoding Pr6Pr family membrane protein — protein sequence MTAPIPRDIPELPAISSIPTLVPSVVPAAAVVAPAPRRPTAAFRALVALAAAAAVVIEMVVGSPVRAMAHFSVQSTALVALVFATSSRRAWSARRPLPFLVTSGVVLYAMTTALAYHLILVPAPPPTGWQALTNLAFHTAIPLAVVADWLLLTRPSPPRLSQSVAWLLYPMAYLAFTLGRAAVLTPDWPDPYLYPFLDAARHGYKGALANALLLGLAIYALGLLLIAADHLRPDPVHPRRGHSSRHDRRPENRISPPATSGLK from the coding sequence ATGACCGCACCGATACCCAGGGACATCCCCGAGCTGCCGGCGATCTCGAGCATCCCCACGCTGGTGCCATCCGTCGTGCCCGCGGCGGCAGTGGTGGCACCGGCACCACGCCGGCCGACGGCGGCCTTCCGCGCCCTGGTGGCGCTGGCGGCGGCAGCGGCCGTAGTGATCGAGATGGTGGTGGGCAGCCCCGTACGGGCCATGGCCCACTTCTCGGTCCAGAGCACGGCCCTGGTGGCGCTGGTCTTCGCGACCTCGTCCCGCCGCGCATGGTCGGCCCGCCGCCCGCTGCCGTTCCTGGTGACGAGCGGCGTGGTGCTCTACGCGATGACCACGGCCCTGGCGTACCACCTGATCCTGGTGCCGGCCCCGCCGCCCACGGGCTGGCAGGCCCTGACCAATCTCGCCTTCCACACGGCGATCCCCCTGGCGGTGGTGGCGGACTGGCTCCTCCTGACCCGCCCGTCCCCGCCCCGCCTGAGCCAGTCCGTGGCCTGGCTGCTCTATCCGATGGCGTACCTGGCATTCACCCTCGGCCGCGCCGCCGTCCTCACCCCCGACTGGCCGGACCCGTACCTGTACCCGTTCCTGGACGCCGCCCGCCACGGCTACAAGGGCGCCCTCGCCAACGCCCTCCTCCTGGGCCTCGCCATCTACGCCCTCGGCCTCCTCCTCATCGCCGCCGACCACCTCCGCCCCGACCCCGTACACCCCCGCCGGGGCCACTCCAGCCGCCACGACCGCCGCCCCGAAAACCGGATTTCGCCTCCAGCCACCAGTGGGCTAAAGTAA
- a CDS encoding PIG-L deacetylase family protein: protein MTPTASPSSDGALLVISAHAGDFVWRAGGAIALAAERGQRAKVLCLSFGERGESARAWREGLRLDEIKELRRTEATNAAAALGAEIEFLDAGDYPLLEKPELVDRIVRVYREVNPAVVLTHTLTDPYNGDHPAAARMALQARVLAQAVGYDAPGEPLGAPPVFFFEPHQPEQCDFKPNVLLDITTVFDRKRKAMECLAAQQHMWDYYTDLAKRRGVQLKRNAGPNLGLSHGTMGEAYVRLYPETTGVLA from the coding sequence ATGACCCCCACCGCGTCACCATCGTCCGACGGCGCCCTGCTGGTGATCAGCGCCCACGCCGGCGACTTCGTCTGGCGGGCCGGCGGCGCCATCGCCCTGGCCGCCGAACGCGGTCAGCGCGCCAAGGTGCTGTGCCTGAGCTTCGGCGAACGCGGAGAGTCCGCCCGTGCCTGGCGGGAGGGCCTCCGCCTCGACGAGATCAAGGAACTCCGCCGTACGGAGGCCACCAATGCCGCCGCCGCGCTGGGCGCGGAGATCGAGTTCCTGGACGCCGGGGACTATCCCCTGCTGGAGAAACCGGAGTTGGTGGACCGCATCGTGCGCGTGTACCGGGAGGTGAACCCCGCGGTCGTTCTCACGCACACCCTCACCGACCCCTACAACGGCGACCACCCCGCCGCCGCCCGCATGGCGCTGCAGGCACGTGTGCTGGCTCAGGCGGTCGGCTACGACGCGCCCGGTGAACCGCTCGGCGCTCCCCCGGTGTTCTTCTTCGAGCCGCACCAGCCCGAGCAATGCGACTTCAAGCCGAACGTCCTGCTCGACATCACGACCGTCTTCGACAGGAAACGCAAGGCCATGGAGTGCCTGGCCGCCCAGCAGCACATGTGGGACTACTACACCGACCTGGCCAAGCGCCGCGGGGTCCAGCTGAAGCGGAACGCCGGCCCCAATCTGGGGCTTTCGCACGGGACCATGGGTGAGGCGTACGTGCGGCTCTACCCCGAGACGACCGGGGTGCTGGCATGA
- a CDS encoding aromatic ring-hydroxylating dioxygenase subunit alpha → MLSSHVRNGWYLGAWSDEIGRTLTRRWITDIPVCFYRLPDATVTAVEDRCPHRKYPLSLGHLDDDGTLQCDYHGYRFDAGGVCVGVAEQADLPKATLRRFPLVEKDGAIWIWPGDPELADASLLPDTSWLTDPDWTHVHGVVPLKARHLLLVENLLDLTHETFLHPTSIGNAAVAATPIDVTVDGDRVAFSRRMTGIEAPPFYEKSCGLTSPVDRWQDGEFYPPGIFILHIRVAATGTEEPEGFHMKVLYGMTPGLGNETHDFYALARDYLIDDEELTEFQHKQQLAVMQEDVDALEAQELMYATDPGGTVESSIRSDLAALRGRRALAKMLAHEQRGNVSA, encoded by the coding sequence ATGCTCTCCTCACACGTGCGCAACGGCTGGTACCTGGGAGCCTGGTCCGACGAGATCGGCCGGACCCTCACCCGCCGCTGGATCACGGACATCCCGGTCTGCTTCTACCGGCTGCCCGACGCCACCGTGACCGCCGTCGAGGACCGCTGCCCCCACCGCAAGTACCCGCTGTCGCTCGGCCATCTCGACGACGACGGCACCCTCCAGTGCGACTACCACGGCTACCGCTTCGACGCCGGGGGCGTGTGCGTCGGGGTCGCCGAGCAGGCCGACCTGCCCAAGGCCACGCTGCGCCGCTTCCCGCTGGTCGAGAAGGACGGCGCCATCTGGATCTGGCCCGGCGACCCCGAACTGGCCGACGCGAGCCTGCTGCCGGACACCTCGTGGCTGACCGATCCGGACTGGACCCATGTGCACGGCGTCGTCCCGCTGAAGGCACGCCACCTGCTGCTGGTGGAGAACCTGCTGGACCTCACCCACGAGACGTTCCTGCACCCGACGAGCATCGGCAACGCGGCCGTCGCCGCCACCCCGATCGACGTCACCGTGGACGGCGACCGGGTCGCCTTCAGCCGCCGCATGACCGGCATCGAGGCCCCGCCGTTCTACGAGAAGTCCTGCGGACTGACCTCCCCGGTGGACCGCTGGCAGGACGGGGAGTTCTACCCGCCGGGCATCTTCATCCTCCACATCCGCGTCGCGGCCACCGGCACCGAGGAACCGGAGGGCTTCCACATGAAGGTGCTGTACGGCATGACGCCCGGCCTGGGCAACGAGACCCACGACTTCTACGCCCTGGCCCGCGACTACCTCATCGACGACGAAGAGCTCACGGAGTTCCAGCACAAGCAGCAGCTCGCGGTGATGCAGGAGGACGTCGACGCCCTGGAGGCCCAGGAGTTGATGTACGCCACGGACCCGGGCGGCACCGTCGAGTCCAGCATCCGCTCCGATCTGGCCGCCCTGCGCGGACGCCGCGCGCTGGCGAAGATGCTCGCCCACGAGCAGCGAGGAAACGTGTCGGCATGA
- a CDS encoding GntR family transcriptional regulator, with protein MSTSSTPSTPSTPVGIDVTGAIRDALLRGEYAPRQRLVETDLCEQFGVRRAGVRAAFQQLTAEGLVEIQRNRGARVREITFAEAVQITEARMVLEGLIAARAAERIGPAEAETLRGIGADMAKAVADGEVTAYSDLNARLHRCVRDIAGHETADRLIEQLRAQVVRHRFMLSLVPGRARASLPQHQRIIEAIVAGDPQKAEAAMRDHLAGVIEALRALEASRTAAG; from the coding sequence ATGAGCACATCCAGCACTCCCAGCACTCCCAGCACTCCCGTCGGAATCGATGTCACCGGAGCGATCCGGGACGCGCTGCTGCGCGGCGAGTACGCGCCGCGACAGCGCCTGGTGGAGACGGACCTCTGCGAACAGTTCGGCGTCCGCCGCGCCGGCGTGCGTGCGGCGTTCCAGCAGCTGACGGCGGAAGGGCTGGTGGAGATCCAGCGCAACCGCGGCGCCCGCGTCCGGGAGATCACCTTCGCCGAGGCCGTCCAGATCACGGAGGCCCGGATGGTCCTCGAAGGGCTGATCGCCGCCCGCGCGGCGGAGCGGATCGGCCCGGCGGAGGCCGAGACGCTGCGCGGTATCGGCGCGGACATGGCGAAGGCGGTCGCCGACGGAGAAGTGACGGCCTACAGCGACCTCAATGCCCGCCTGCACCGCTGTGTACGCGACATCGCCGGGCACGAGACCGCCGACCGGCTCATCGAGCAGCTGCGGGCCCAGGTGGTCCGGCACCGGTTCATGCTCTCGCTGGTGCCCGGCCGGGCCCGTGCCTCGCTGCCCCAGCACCAGCGGATCATCGAGGCGATCGTCGCCGGCGACCCGCAGAAGGCCGAAGCCGCCATGCGGGACCACCTCGCCGGCGTGATCGAGGCGCTGAGAGCACTGGAGGCGAGCAGGACCGCGGCGGGGTGA
- a CDS encoding transposase family protein, protein MRARASEERAACPDCGTVSGRVHSRYVCRLADTAVAGRPVVIELQVRRFRCRDRACRKVSSSIRSTDSPSGTGGEAPGCRRCCNR, encoded by the coding sequence GTGCGGGCTCGCGCATCGGAGGAGCGGGCCGCATGTCCCGACTGCGGGACGGTGTCGGGCCGGGTGCACAGCCGATACGTGTGCCGCCTTGCCGATACTGCAGTCGCCGGGCGTCCCGTGGTGATCGAGTTACAGGTGCGGCGGTTCCGCTGCCGTGACCGCGCCTGCCGGAAGGTGAGTTCGTCGATCAGGTCGACGGACTCACCTTCCGGCACGGGCGGCGAAGCACCGGGCTGCAGACGGTGCTGCAACAGGTAG
- a CDS encoding muconolactone Delta-isomerase family protein, with amino-acid sequence MEFLVRTENTLPPDTPDDVRENLRKGERARAQELREAGILKRLWRVPGRNATIGLYEAADPAELHDALVSLPMWKWMDITVEALATHPQEKAP; translated from the coding sequence ATGGAATTCCTCGTCCGCACCGAGAACACCCTGCCACCCGACACCCCTGACGACGTCCGCGAGAACCTGCGCAAGGGCGAGCGCGCACGGGCGCAGGAACTCCGCGAGGCCGGCATCCTCAAACGGCTGTGGCGGGTGCCGGGCCGCAACGCGACCATCGGTCTGTACGAGGCGGCCGACCCGGCGGAACTGCACGACGCCCTGGTGTCGCTGCCGATGTGGAAGTGGATGGACATCACCGTCGAGGCCCTGGCCACCCACCCGCAGGAGAAGGCACCGTGA
- a CDS encoding alpha/beta hydrolase, whose protein sequence is MKVFVLLHGAWHGGWVWQRVTPGLRAAGHEVHTPTLTGVSDRAHLLSPQVGLTTHIQDVVALIEAHDLRDVVLVGHSYAGQVVTGVADRVPERLAKRVYLDAFVGDDGDAAIDLQPATIAGHYRESVAGPGFGWLIPVRSLSVLGVEEQSDLDWLGPRLTPHPWLTYTEPLRLTGKADQVPGVFVECTAWMRVFTPHAERAAARGWPVHEIATGHEAMVTAPGELADLLLDLA, encoded by the coding sequence ATGAAGGTCTTCGTCCTCCTGCACGGGGCCTGGCACGGCGGCTGGGTGTGGCAGCGCGTGACACCGGGGCTGCGCGCCGCCGGGCACGAGGTGCACACCCCCACGCTCACCGGGGTGAGTGACCGCGCCCACCTGCTCAGTCCCCAAGTGGGTCTGACGACGCACATCCAGGACGTCGTGGCCCTGATCGAGGCCCATGACCTGCGGGATGTGGTGCTCGTCGGGCACAGCTACGCCGGCCAGGTCGTCACCGGGGTCGCGGACCGCGTCCCCGAGCGACTGGCGAAGCGGGTCTACCTGGACGCCTTCGTCGGCGACGACGGGGACGCGGCGATCGACCTGCAGCCCGCCACCATCGCGGGCCACTACCGGGAGTCCGTGGCAGGACCCGGCTTCGGCTGGCTCATTCCGGTGCGCTCACTGAGCGTCCTGGGGGTGGAGGAACAGTCGGACCTGGACTGGCTCGGCCCCCGGCTGACCCCGCACCCATGGCTGACGTACACCGAGCCGCTCCGGCTGACCGGCAAGGCGGACCAGGTGCCCGGCGTCTTCGTCGAGTGCACCGCCTGGATGCGGGTGTTCACCCCGCACGCCGAGCGGGCCGCCGCCCGGGGCTGGCCGGTCCACGAGATCGCCACCGGCCACGAGGCCATGGTCACCGCCCCCGGCGAACTGGCTGACCTGCTGCTGGATCTGGCCTGA
- a CDS encoding metallophosphoesterase, translating to MRARYGVPLGIAAVGAAGVVYAAGIEARSFRLRRVTVPVLPPGMRPLRILQVSDIHMVSGQRKKQRWLRSLAGLRPDFVINTGDNLSDPEGVPEVLDALGPLMEFPGAYVFGSNDYYGPKLRNPARYLLEKVQGRHGLNGNKPVVGAIHNPWEDLRDGFDGAGWLNLTNTRGTLKVEGMSVELTGLDDPHIKRDRYAQVAGGPSESADLSLGVVHAPYLRSLDAFTADGYPLILAGHTHGGQLCIPFYGALVTNCDLDTDRVKGLSTHTAAGHTAYMHVSAGCGTNRYTPVRFACPPEASLLTLVERGA from the coding sequence ATGCGAGCGCGATACGGAGTACCTCTGGGGATCGCGGCGGTCGGTGCCGCCGGTGTGGTGTACGCGGCGGGTATCGAGGCCCGCTCCTTCCGGCTGCGACGGGTGACGGTGCCGGTGCTGCCACCGGGCATGCGGCCGCTGCGGATACTCCAGGTCTCCGACATCCACATGGTGAGCGGGCAGCGCAAGAAGCAGCGCTGGCTGCGCTCCCTGGCCGGGCTGCGCCCAGACTTCGTGATCAACACCGGCGACAACCTGTCCGACCCCGAGGGCGTCCCGGAGGTACTGGACGCGCTGGGCCCACTGATGGAGTTCCCGGGGGCGTACGTCTTCGGTTCGAACGACTACTACGGGCCCAAGCTGCGCAACCCGGCCCGTTACCTCCTGGAGAAGGTCCAGGGCCGCCACGGCCTGAACGGCAACAAGCCCGTGGTCGGCGCGATCCACAACCCCTGGGAGGACCTGCGCGACGGCTTCGACGGGGCGGGCTGGCTCAACCTCACGAACACCCGAGGCACGCTGAAGGTCGAGGGCATGTCGGTGGAGCTCACCGGCCTCGACGACCCGCACATCAAGCGGGACCGCTACGCCCAGGTCGCCGGCGGCCCCTCGGAGTCGGCCGACCTCTCCCTGGGCGTCGTCCACGCCCCCTACCTCCGCTCCCTCGACGCCTTCACCGCCGACGGCTACCCCCTGATCCTGGCCGGCCACACCCACGGCGGCCAGCTCTGCATCCCCTTCTACGGCGCCCTCGTCACCAACTGCGACCTCGACACGGACCGCGTGAAGGGCCTCTCCACCCACACAGCGGCGGGCCACACCGCGTACATGCACGTATCGGCGGGCTGCGGCACCAACCGCTACACGCCGGTACGGTTCGCCTGCCCCCCGGAGGCTTCGCTGCTGACGTTGGTGGAGCGGGGGGCGTAA
- a CDS encoding class III extradiol dioxygenase subunit beta — protein MIWGLATSHVPSIGAAMDRQKTEDPYWKPLFDGYAPAREWMARHTPDVAVVVYNDHANAVDMSVTPTFAIGAAASYEVADEGWGSRPVPTVVGAPEFSDHLVESLVDSSFDITVFQELAVDHGLTVPLSVYCPDPGESWPCAVVPLLVNVIQYPQPTAARCLALGKALGAAIRSFPEDLKVAVFGTGGMSHQLAGARAGLINQDFDRMYLDAIEHDPEKLAALTREDYIREAGSEGIELIMWLIMRGALGPRIRRVHDAYHVPASNTAAGMVLFDNLGA, from the coding sequence GTGATATGGGGTCTGGCCACCTCGCACGTACCGTCGATCGGCGCGGCGATGGACCGCCAGAAGACCGAGGACCCGTACTGGAAACCACTGTTCGACGGGTACGCGCCGGCCCGGGAGTGGATGGCCCGGCACACTCCGGACGTGGCGGTGGTCGTTTACAACGACCACGCCAACGCCGTCGACATGTCCGTCACACCGACCTTCGCGATCGGTGCGGCGGCCTCGTACGAGGTGGCGGACGAAGGATGGGGCAGCCGCCCCGTCCCCACCGTCGTCGGCGCCCCGGAGTTCTCCGACCACCTCGTCGAAAGCCTGGTCGACTCCTCCTTCGACATCACGGTGTTCCAGGAACTCGCCGTCGACCACGGCCTGACCGTGCCGCTCTCGGTGTACTGCCCCGACCCCGGGGAGAGCTGGCCGTGCGCTGTGGTACCCCTGCTGGTCAACGTCATCCAGTACCCCCAGCCCACAGCCGCACGCTGCCTGGCCCTCGGGAAGGCCCTCGGCGCAGCGATCCGGTCCTTCCCCGAGGACCTCAAGGTCGCCGTCTTCGGTACCGGCGGCATGTCCCACCAGCTCGCGGGCGCCCGCGCCGGACTGATCAACCAGGACTTCGACCGGATGTACCTCGACGCCATCGAGCACGACCCGGAGAAGCTGGCCGCGCTGACCCGCGAGGACTACATCCGCGAGGCCGGCTCCGAGGGCATCGAGCTCATCATGTGGCTGATCATGCGCGGCGCCCTCGGGCCACGGATCCGCCGCGTGCACGACGCCTACCACGTCCCCGCGTCCAACACGGCGGCCGGGATGGTCCTGTTCGACAACCTCGGCGCGTGA
- a CDS encoding SDR family NAD(P)-dependent oxidoreductase, with product MTTRGPRVAVVTGAAGGLGGAIVRRLSADGFTVAALDITEPDDEADIAGVRAWRCDVSDPDATRRTVEEIAETHGGVDVLVNNAGLLSGRNSLLETTPQELHRFFDVNAVGPLLMVQACVPWLVKSAHRGRVINVASRTFFTGSPGQLAYVASKGALIGMTRVMARELGEHRITVNAVAPAQVATPGTRAHSGDEAFAATMRQQAIHEYVTPDHFAGLVSYLASPDAAMVTGQTLVCDGGGLLH from the coding sequence GTGACCACGCGGGGCCCGCGTGTCGCGGTGGTCACGGGAGCGGCGGGCGGACTCGGCGGGGCCATCGTCCGCCGACTGAGCGCCGACGGATTCACCGTCGCCGCCCTGGACATCACCGAACCGGACGACGAGGCGGACATCGCCGGCGTACGAGCCTGGCGTTGCGACGTCAGCGACCCGGACGCCACGCGCCGCACCGTCGAGGAGATCGCGGAGACCCACGGCGGCGTTGACGTCCTGGTCAACAACGCGGGCCTGCTGTCCGGCCGGAACAGTCTGCTGGAGACCACCCCGCAGGAGCTGCACCGCTTCTTCGACGTCAACGCCGTCGGCCCCCTGCTCATGGTGCAGGCGTGCGTACCGTGGCTGGTCAAGAGCGCACACCGCGGACGGGTGATCAACGTCGCCTCCCGCACCTTCTTCACCGGCTCACCGGGCCAACTCGCCTACGTCGCCAGCAAAGGCGCGCTGATCGGCATGACCCGGGTGATGGCGCGCGAGCTGGGCGAGCACCGGATCACCGTCAACGCGGTGGCCCCCGCCCAGGTCGCCACCCCCGGCACCCGGGCCCACTCCGGCGACGAGGCCTTCGCCGCGACCATGCGGCAGCAGGCGATCCACGAGTACGTCACCCCCGATCACTTCGCAGGGCTCGTCTCGTATCTGGCCTCGCCGGACGCGGCCATGGTCACCGGCCAGACGCTCGTCTGCGACGGCGGCGGTCTGCTCCACTGA
- a CDS encoding protocatechuate 3,4-dioxygenase — protein sequence MSTSTPRVSGTYVFDIADNRRGRALNRLCGSLKDADNRARFSADEDAYCEAYGLTAEQRKAVLNRDWTRMLELGGSIFYVFKLAVLDQKSMQYLGGVFTGMTTEEFTQALKAGGRSFG from the coding sequence ATGTCCACCAGCACACCCCGGGTTTCGGGCACCTACGTCTTCGACATCGCCGACAACCGTCGGGGCCGGGCCCTGAACCGGCTCTGCGGGTCGTTGAAGGACGCCGACAACCGGGCGAGGTTCAGCGCGGACGAGGACGCGTACTGCGAGGCGTACGGACTCACGGCCGAGCAGCGGAAGGCGGTCCTGAACCGGGACTGGACACGGATGCTGGAGCTCGGCGGCTCCATCTTCTACGTCTTCAAACTCGCGGTCCTGGACCAGAAGTCCATGCAGTACCTCGGCGGCGTGTTCACCGGCATGACCACCGAGGAGTTCACTCAGGCGCTGAAAGCGGGAGGGCGGAGCTTTGGCTGA
- a CDS encoding PDR/VanB family oxidoreductase: MTSPSPAALDALPLGTAAASTTPAPRETEYDGTVTVVSRQTAADGVTSLVLARHDGVPLPRWQPGAHIDVVLPTGTVRQYSLCGPTAVTDCWRIAVLREPDGRGGSRWVHDNVREGSELRIRGPRNNFPLRQARRYLFVAGGIGITPLLPMIAEADAAGADWSLLYGGRSRTSMAFLSELEGYGERVTVRPQDEYGLLDLAGHLGEPAPSTLVYCCGPAGLIDAVEAHCATWPAGSLNVERFAAAPGQHSGDGEGDEPFEVELRSTGVTLTVQPGQSVLRAVEAAGAQVMSSCEEGICGSCETAVLAGEIDHRDSLLTDDERAAGDTMLICVSRARGGRLVLDL, translated from the coding sequence ATGACGAGCCCGTCGCCCGCAGCCCTGGACGCGCTCCCGCTCGGGACGGCCGCAGCCTCGACCACCCCGGCGCCGCGCGAGACCGAGTACGACGGCACCGTCACCGTAGTGTCCCGACAGACGGCGGCGGACGGTGTCACGTCCCTGGTGCTCGCACGGCACGACGGGGTACCCCTGCCGCGCTGGCAGCCGGGCGCGCACATCGACGTGGTCCTCCCGACGGGCACCGTCCGCCAGTACTCGCTGTGCGGCCCGACGGCCGTCACCGACTGCTGGCGCATCGCGGTGCTGCGGGAACCCGACGGACGCGGCGGATCGCGGTGGGTCCACGACAACGTCCGCGAGGGAAGCGAGCTGCGGATACGCGGCCCGCGCAACAACTTCCCACTGCGGCAGGCCAGGCGGTACCTGTTCGTCGCCGGCGGCATCGGCATCACCCCCTTGCTGCCGATGATCGCCGAGGCCGACGCGGCCGGGGCCGACTGGTCCCTGCTCTACGGGGGCCGGAGCCGCACCTCCATGGCGTTCCTGTCCGAGCTGGAGGGCTACGGCGAGCGCGTGACCGTACGGCCGCAGGACGAGTACGGTCTGCTCGACCTCGCCGGCCACCTCGGCGAACCCGCCCCCTCCACCCTGGTGTACTGCTGCGGCCCGGCCGGGCTGATCGACGCGGTCGAGGCCCACTGCGCCACCTGGCCGGCGGGATCGCTCAACGTGGAGCGGTTCGCCGCGGCCCCGGGGCAGCACTCCGGTGACGGCGAGGGCGACGAACCGTTCGAGGTGGAACTGCGCTCGACCGGGGTGACGCTCACCGTACAGCCGGGACAGTCCGTACTCAGGGCGGTGGAAGCGGCGGGCGCGCAGGTCATGTCCTCCTGCGAGGAGGGCATCTGCGGCTCCTGCGAGACCGCCGTCCTGGCGGGCGAGATCGACCACCGGGACTCCCTGCTCACCGATGACGAGCGGGCCGCCGGCGACACGATGCTGATCTGCGTCTCCCGCGCCCGCGGCGGCCGCCTCGTCCTGGACCTCTGA
- a CDS encoding 4-carboxy-4-hydroxy-2-oxoadipate aldolase/oxaloacetate decarboxylase produces MSHRHVVVRNIDRPAPDVVARLAEAGVSTVHEAIGRRGFAGTGLRPNQRNVRMAGPAVTVSSHPGDNLMIHAAVEVCRPGDVLVVTTTCPSTDGMFGELLATSLAARGVIGLVTAAGVRDTAELREMGFHVWSRAVSAQGTVKASPGSVNVPVTLGGVSVRPGDVVVADDDGVAVVPLAEAEEAAELAEKRIAKEVATREVLRSGTLEVDHYALRARLAGLGVTYQD; encoded by the coding sequence ATGTCCCACCGCCATGTCGTCGTCAGGAACATCGACCGACCGGCCCCGGACGTGGTCGCCCGGCTCGCCGAGGCCGGGGTGTCCACGGTGCACGAGGCCATCGGCCGCCGTGGCTTCGCGGGGACCGGCCTGAGGCCGAACCAGCGGAACGTACGGATGGCGGGCCCGGCGGTGACCGTCAGCTCGCACCCCGGGGACAACCTGATGATTCACGCGGCCGTCGAAGTGTGCCGTCCCGGGGACGTCCTCGTGGTCACGACCACCTGCCCGTCCACGGACGGCATGTTCGGCGAACTGCTGGCGACGTCCCTGGCCGCCCGCGGTGTCATCGGCCTGGTCACGGCGGCCGGGGTGCGCGACACCGCCGAACTGCGGGAGATGGGCTTCCACGTCTGGTCGCGGGCCGTGTCCGCCCAAGGCACGGTGAAGGCGTCCCCCGGTTCTGTGAACGTGCCCGTGACGCTCGGCGGGGTATCCGTCCGGCCCGGTGACGTCGTGGTCGCCGACGACGACGGCGTGGCCGTCGTACCGCTCGCGGAGGCGGAGGAGGCGGCCGAGCTCGCGGAGAAGCGGATCGCGAAGGAAGTCGCTACCCGGGAGGTACTGCGTTCCGGGACGCTGGAGGTCGACCACTACGCACTGCGCGCCCGACTCGCCGGACTGGGCGTCACCTACCAGGACTGA
- a CDS encoding GatB/YqeY domain-containing protein, which produces MTTLKSKLHEDLNAAIRGRDELRSSTLRLTLAAITKEEVAGKEKRELSDDEVLKVITKEAKKRREAADAFAQGGRTESAEREKAEGEVLAEYLPKQLSDEELTRIVVQAVEEAKAAGAEGPRAMGQVMKIVNPKVAGLAEGGRVAAVVKQQLAGG; this is translated from the coding sequence ATGACCACGCTCAAGTCGAAGCTGCACGAAGACCTCAACGCCGCGATCAGGGGGCGCGACGAGCTCCGCTCCTCGACGCTCCGGCTGACGCTCGCCGCGATCACCAAGGAGGAGGTCGCGGGCAAGGAGAAGCGTGAGCTCTCCGACGACGAGGTCCTCAAGGTGATCACCAAGGAGGCGAAGAAGCGCCGCGAGGCCGCGGACGCCTTCGCGCAGGGTGGTCGTACCGAGTCGGCCGAGCGGGAGAAGGCGGAGGGCGAGGTCCTCGCCGAGTACCTGCCCAAGCAGCTGTCCGACGAGGAGCTGACGCGGATCGTCGTCCAGGCCGTCGAGGAGGCCAAGGCCGCCGGCGCCGAGGGTCCGCGCGCGATGGGCCAGGTCATGAAGATCGTCAACCCGAAGGTGGCCGGGCTGGCCGAGGGCGGCCGCGTCGCCGCCGTCGTCAAGCAGCAGCTCGCGGGCGGCTGA